One Bdellovibrio bacteriovorus str. Tiberius DNA segment encodes these proteins:
- the tsf gene encoding translation elongation factor Ts, with translation MSISATLVKELREKTNAGMMDCKKALEATSGDFDAAVEWLRVKGLGAAAKKADRIAAEGAVFAELHGNTGVVIEINSETDFVARNDGFKALAANVVSHLAKTNLEGDVLAQAYAADSSKKLGDLFTEATATIGEKIVLRRQEKYTATATSLVHTYLHGEGKIGVMVEASVSKPEAANAPALKTFAQDVALHIAAMNPMAISSEQIPSDVVSKEKEILTAKNLESGKKPEMIEKIVEGQIRKFLAENCLLDQPFVKNPDMKVSDLAKAVGKEIGADVTVKRFVRFELGAGIEKKSNDFAAEVAAQMKGH, from the coding sequence ATGTCTATTTCCGCTACTCTTGTTAAAGAGCTAAGAGAAAAAACTAACGCAGGTATGATGGATTGCAAAAAGGCGCTTGAGGCGACTTCTGGCGATTTCGATGCTGCTGTTGAATGGTTGCGCGTAAAAGGTCTTGGCGCTGCCGCTAAGAAAGCTGACCGTATTGCTGCTGAAGGCGCTGTCTTCGCAGAACTTCATGGCAACACTGGTGTTGTTATCGAAATCAACTCTGAGACTGACTTCGTTGCTCGCAACGACGGCTTCAAAGCTTTGGCTGCTAACGTGGTTTCCCACTTGGCTAAAACAAACCTTGAAGGTGATGTTCTGGCTCAGGCTTACGCTGCTGATTCTTCCAAAAAACTGGGTGATTTGTTCACTGAAGCAACTGCTACTATCGGTGAAAAAATCGTTCTTCGCCGTCAGGAAAAATACACTGCAACTGCAACTTCCCTTGTGCACACTTACCTGCACGGCGAAGGCAAAATCGGTGTTATGGTTGAAGCTTCCGTTTCCAAACCAGAAGCTGCTAACGCTCCTGCATTGAAAACTTTCGCTCAAGACGTTGCATTGCACATCGCTGCGATGAACCCAATGGCGATCTCTTCCGAACAAATCCCATCTGATGTTGTTTCCAAAGAGAAAGAAATCCTGACTGCAAAAAATCTTGAGTCCGGCAAAAAACCAGAAATGATCGAAAAGATCGTTGAAGGTCAAATCCGCAAGTTCCTTGCTGAAAACTGCCTTCTTGATCAACCATTCGTTAAGAACCCGGACATGAAAGTGTCTGATCTTGCGAAAGCAGTTGGCAAAGAAATCGGCGCAGACGTAACTGTAAAACGTTTCGTTCGCTTCGAACTGGGCGCTGGTATCGAAAAGAAATCCAACGACTTCGCAGCTGAAGTTGCTGCTCAGATGAAAGGACACTAG
- a CDS encoding isoprenyl transferase — protein sequence MDLPKHIAIIMDGNGRWAQLKRRPRTFGHIKGTRVAKKIITACSRRGIKNLTLYAFSTENWFRPEAEVSLLMLILRRYLKRETENLVKENIRFSVIGDLSRVPLDVANAIEKSIEATSQCTGLNLVFALSYGSRQEITQAVREIAEKVAAGEMSPAEIDESMINSALSTFPTPDPDLIIRTSGEQRLSNFLLWQAAYSEFYFTEVLWPNFTESHLDEALQAFAMRQRRYGKVSSNDNNHEKLPN from the coding sequence ATGGATTTGCCAAAGCATATTGCCATCATTATGGACGGGAACGGTCGTTGGGCTCAGCTCAAACGCCGTCCTCGCACGTTCGGGCATATCAAAGGCACCCGTGTCGCAAAAAAGATCATCACGGCGTGTTCACGCCGTGGGATTAAAAACCTGACTCTTTACGCATTCAGCACTGAAAACTGGTTCCGTCCCGAGGCGGAAGTCAGCCTGCTGATGCTGATCCTGCGCCGATACCTGAAGCGCGAAACTGAAAATCTGGTCAAAGAAAACATCCGCTTCTCGGTGATCGGGGACCTTTCCCGCGTTCCTCTGGATGTTGCCAATGCCATCGAAAAATCCATCGAAGCCACATCTCAATGCACAGGCCTGAATCTGGTCTTTGCCTTGAGCTATGGTTCTCGCCAGGAAATCACTCAAGCGGTGCGTGAAATCGCGGAAAAAGTCGCTGCCGGGGAAATGTCCCCTGCGGAAATCGACGAATCCATGATCAATTCTGCTTTGAGCACTTTCCCGACGCCGGATCCGGATCTGATCATCCGCACCAGTGGTGAACAGCGACTTTCGAATTTCCTTCTGTGGCAGGCTGCGTACTCTGAATTCTATTTCACTGAAGTACTGTGGCCCAACTTCACCGAGTCTCACCTCGACGAAGCCCTTCAGGCTTTTGCGATGAGACAACGCCGTTATGGCAAGGTCTCATCCAATGACAACAACCATGAAAAGCTTCCTAACTAG
- the frr gene encoding ribosome recycling factor: MAIADVKKNAQAKMEKTLNSLSEELKKVRTGRAQVSMLDNIRVNYYGTPSPLSQVASISTPDAKSFLIAPWEVAILKDIEQAIIKSELGMAPMNDGKVIRLKVPDLTEERRKDLAKQVKKIAEEARVAVRMARRDANDEVKKLQKDKAVSEDEGKKAEADIQKATDDFIKKVDQVADEKEKSILTI, from the coding sequence ATGGCTATCGCAGACGTTAAAAAAAATGCTCAAGCAAAAATGGAAAAGACTCTGAACTCTTTGTCTGAAGAACTTAAAAAAGTTCGTACAGGCCGTGCTCAGGTTTCTATGCTGGATAATATCCGTGTGAACTATTACGGAACTCCATCCCCTTTGTCCCAGGTGGCTTCTATTTCCACTCCGGACGCAAAATCCTTCCTGATTGCACCTTGGGAAGTGGCTATCCTTAAAGACATCGAACAAGCCATCATCAAGTCTGAACTGGGCATGGCCCCAATGAACGACGGTAAAGTGATCCGCTTGAAAGTTCCTGACCTGACTGAAGAGCGCCGTAAAGACCTGGCGAAACAAGTTAAGAAAATCGCTGAAGAAGCACGCGTGGCTGTTCGCATGGCCCGTCGTGATGCAAATGACGAAGTTAAAAAACTTCAAAAAGACAAAGCTGTCAGCGAAGACGAAGGCAAAAAAGCCGAAGCAGACATCCAAAAAGCAACTGACGATTTCATCAAAAAAGTGGATCAGGTTGCTGACGAAAAAGAAAAATCAATCCTGACTATCTAA
- a CDS encoding CFI-box-CTERM domain-containing protein, whose protein sequence is MTELHPVDPELISKLQAAGESNLPPQVCAGCISDLKRTVATSSGGVLMQQERAREQHRLQLWKSRVMLIKKARMCMGQKLYSEAAISYEKYLKILDIVFDIKKGEKLRPEAFKESARTTELTVVASVYWDLLRIYDTHEKYQDRMMNSAKQLSMFIQFTPIYPDIIRKAESFQKTAKNPQIVKQFLKMSDKERPRCFIATSAFENPSAFEVMQLRAFRDTQLRTHNWGRKFIAVYYRYSPHIACLLDKHSWLKPSVRAALRVLIKCVSR, encoded by the coding sequence GTGACCGAATTGCACCCGGTGGATCCGGAGCTTATCAGTAAGCTTCAGGCCGCTGGCGAAAGCAATTTGCCTCCACAAGTTTGTGCGGGATGCATTTCTGATCTGAAACGCACGGTTGCCACCAGCAGTGGTGGCGTGTTGATGCAGCAGGAACGTGCCCGTGAACAGCACCGCCTGCAACTTTGGAAAAGCCGTGTGATGCTGATCAAGAAAGCGCGCATGTGCATGGGCCAGAAGCTTTATTCTGAAGCCGCAATTTCCTACGAAAAATATCTGAAGATTCTGGACATCGTCTTTGACATCAAAAAAGGTGAAAAGTTAAGACCTGAAGCTTTCAAAGAAAGCGCACGCACCACCGAACTGACCGTGGTGGCTTCGGTGTACTGGGATCTGCTGCGTATCTATGACACTCACGAAAAGTATCAGGATCGCATGATGAACTCGGCCAAGCAGCTTTCCATGTTCATCCAGTTCACCCCGATTTATCCGGACATCATCCGCAAGGCTGAATCGTTCCAGAAAACCGCCAAGAACCCACAGATCGTAAAACAGTTCCTGAAGATGTCAGACAAAGAACGCCCTCGTTGCTTTATCGCAACCTCGGCCTTTGAAAATCCTTCCGCCTTCGAGGTGATGCAGCTTCGCGCCTTCCGCGACACGCAACTGCGAACCCACAACTGGGGCAGAAAGTTTATCGCTGTCTACTACAGGTACTCCCCTCACATTGCTTGCTTACTCGATAAGCACTCATGGCTGAAACCCTCAGTCAGAGCCGCTCTCCGCGTTTTGATTAAATGCGTTAGCAGATAA
- the priA gene encoding replication restart helicase PriA — translation MSSTQLWKVAADAPLPEALTYSSDLPLQRGQLVTVPLGRGGRKVHGLILGPTDEVPEFEVKAVDSIVEEYAPLPEPYVKWLEWLAQYYLHPVGQVVQSAYPPLRKSEKQRASKRPPVIPQLEADTALNLTDEQQTCFESIAKFSNFSTHLLFGVTGSGKTEVYLRLLDKVLSEGKRGIVLVPEISLTPQLIQRFARRFGDKIAALHSQLTDRERTNQWWDVVEGRKSILIGARSALFCPIDNLGLIIVDEEHEPSFKQDEKLKYNGRDAAVMLGKQMNCPVVLGSATPSLETWKNAVEGKYHLHRLSRRVANRALPDIEVIDLRKLKSDDEEKQKAITKYSHLPFWLSPDLYERMHQVLDRGDQAALFLNRRGIAQMVVCPACGHTRECPNCDISLTLHAHSHLICHYCDYHENFKTKCPDCKEGQLEAIGLGTELLETDLTRLFPGKKIARADRDEIQSRADLEDLIANMESGDIDILVGTQMIAKGLDFPKLKLVGLVLADVGFNLPDFRATERSFQLITQMSGRSGRHVKDGESPGLVIIQTFNTEHDSITFAKNHDFESFATHELEIRSALNYPPMGRLVSFRIQGTKLGQVEETARLLARRAQALKTQFPQYGSIEVLGPAEAPLSKLRGQFRYHLLIKTTQPAAANPFSRQLLGDQDWVPSGVKILIDIDPMSLL, via the coding sequence ATGAGTTCGACGCAACTTTGGAAAGTTGCGGCCGACGCTCCCCTTCCTGAGGCATTAACCTATAGCTCTGATCTGCCTCTGCAAAGAGGACAGCTTGTCACCGTGCCCTTGGGGCGTGGTGGACGAAAAGTTCATGGCCTGATTCTGGGGCCCACCGATGAAGTTCCCGAATTTGAAGTCAAAGCTGTGGATAGCATTGTGGAAGAATACGCACCACTGCCAGAGCCCTATGTAAAATGGCTTGAATGGCTGGCGCAGTATTACCTGCACCCGGTGGGTCAGGTCGTGCAATCGGCTTACCCTCCTTTGCGAAAATCTGAAAAGCAACGCGCCTCCAAACGCCCCCCGGTCATTCCACAACTGGAAGCAGATACAGCTCTTAACCTGACGGACGAGCAGCAAACCTGCTTTGAAAGCATCGCGAAGTTTTCCAACTTCTCGACTCACTTGCTTTTCGGCGTGACGGGTTCTGGTAAAACCGAAGTGTACCTGCGTCTTTTGGACAAGGTTCTTTCCGAAGGCAAACGCGGCATCGTGCTGGTGCCGGAAATTTCCCTGACCCCGCAATTGATTCAGCGTTTTGCGCGCCGATTCGGCGACAAGATCGCAGCCCTGCATTCCCAACTGACCGATCGCGAGCGCACCAATCAGTGGTGGGATGTCGTCGAAGGACGAAAATCCATCCTGATCGGCGCCCGTTCTGCTTTGTTCTGCCCGATCGACAATCTGGGCCTGATCATCGTGGACGAAGAGCACGAACCCAGCTTCAAGCAGGATGAAAAACTGAAATATAACGGCCGTGACGCCGCCGTGATGCTGGGTAAACAAATGAACTGCCCGGTGGTGCTGGGTTCGGCAACCCCAAGTCTAGAAACGTGGAAAAACGCGGTCGAAGGCAAATATCACCTGCACCGCCTCAGCCGTCGCGTGGCCAATCGCGCTTTGCCGGACATTGAAGTCATTGATTTAAGAAAATTGAAATCCGATGACGAAGAAAAACAAAAAGCCATCACTAAATATTCGCATCTGCCATTCTGGCTAAGCCCCGATTTATATGAACGAATGCATCAGGTGCTGGACCGCGGTGATCAGGCCGCTTTGTTCCTGAATCGTCGCGGGATTGCCCAGATGGTGGTGTGTCCTGCCTGTGGTCACACGCGTGAGTGTCCGAACTGTGATATTTCACTGACCCTGCATGCGCATTCACACCTGATTTGTCATTACTGTGATTATCACGAAAATTTCAAAACCAAATGTCCCGACTGCAAAGAAGGACAACTGGAAGCCATCGGCCTTGGCACCGAACTTTTGGAAACTGATTTGACTCGTCTGTTCCCGGGTAAAAAAATTGCCCGCGCGGACCGCGATGAGATTCAAAGCCGTGCCGATCTGGAAGATCTGATCGCCAATATGGAATCCGGTGACATCGACATTCTGGTCGGCACACAGATGATCGCCAAAGGTTTGGATTTCCCGAAACTGAAACTGGTGGGACTGGTGCTGGCGGATGTGGGCTTTAATCTGCCTGATTTCCGCGCCACCGAAAGAAGTTTCCAGCTGATTACGCAGATGAGCGGACGCAGCGGTCGACACGTCAAAGACGGTGAAAGCCCGGGGCTTGTGATCATTCAGACGTTCAACACTGAACATGACAGCATCACGTTTGCAAAGAACCATGACTTTGAAAGCTTTGCCACGCACGAACTGGAAATCCGTTCAGCACTTAACTATCCCCCCATGGGTCGCCTGGTCAGCTTCCGTATTCAGGGAACCAAACTGGGACAGGTTGAGGAAACCGCGAGACTATTGGCCAGAAGAGCGCAGGCTTTGAAAACTCAATTCCCGCAATATGGCTCGATTGAAGTCTTGGGTCCGGCAGAAGCTCCGCTGTCAAAACTGCGAGGCCAATTCCGATATCATCTTCTAATTAAAACTACGCAGCCCGCAGCCGCAAATCCCTTTTCAAGACAGCTGTTAGGGGACCAGGATTGGGTTCCTTCAGGGGTCAAAATATTAATCGATATCGATCCAATGAGTTTGCTTTAG
- a CDS encoding NAD(P)-binding protein: MAHIYDYAIIGSGLTGLSIAAALSRETKNIALIEAADVPFGSNKKVNFPTGPMNNGLRFMPDSVLSEKALRFLSSLIDVNVAPEASEEAPVTYEGGNFKTFLGFGENPPAFYEEFSYFTSSKRLDLAVEPHQWTQMLFEKFTGTFLPRSYVTKFHQEGERVTHITVNGSKTVHAQNFIFAGTVKDLALLLPEDAISVRARTKLAKNTYWTALCLDICHAKPVTESTAMHVLNGTTQDEIGPCVGKFHAPVEVEGAPLQASQWMTFIEQEVTEDSEVVGTALKKIKRQIKRAYPEALDNVKLERIFVTPIIAGNGDIKLSANMTMPELENLWIASATVHEQKNLVGALLQAEMIVASLGFKVEASDMPSVSDESESMTEAAL, encoded by the coding sequence ATGGCTCATATCTACGACTACGCAATTATTGGCAGCGGACTTACCGGACTTAGCATCGCAGCGGCACTTAGCCGTGAAACAAAGAACATCGCCCTGATCGAAGCGGCGGATGTTCCTTTTGGTTCCAACAAAAAGGTCAACTTCCCGACCGGTCCGATGAACAACGGTCTGCGTTTTATGCCGGATTCTGTGCTTTCCGAAAAAGCCCTGCGTTTCCTGAGCAGCCTGATTGACGTCAATGTGGCTCCGGAGGCTTCGGAAGAAGCTCCTGTGACCTACGAAGGTGGAAACTTCAAAACCTTCCTGGGCTTTGGTGAAAATCCACCGGCATTCTATGAAGAGTTCAGCTATTTCACTTCCAGCAAACGTCTGGATCTGGCGGTTGAGCCTCATCAGTGGACCCAGATGCTGTTTGAAAAGTTCACCGGCACTTTCCTGCCTCGTTCCTATGTGACCAAGTTCCACCAGGAAGGCGAGCGCGTGACTCACATCACGGTTAACGGTTCCAAAACTGTGCACGCTCAGAACTTTATCTTTGCCGGCACTGTGAAAGACCTGGCGTTGCTTCTGCCGGAAGACGCGATCTCGGTGCGCGCCCGCACGAAGCTTGCGAAAAACACTTACTGGACTGCTTTGTGCCTGGATATCTGCCACGCTAAACCCGTGACTGAATCCACCGCGATGCACGTTTTAAACGGCACCACTCAGGACGAAATCGGTCCGTGCGTGGGTAAGTTCCATGCTCCGGTTGAAGTCGAAGGCGCACCTTTGCAAGCGTCCCAGTGGATGACTTTCATCGAACAGGAAGTGACTGAAGACAGCGAAGTTGTGGGTACGGCTTTGAAGAAAATCAAACGTCAGATCAAACGTGCTTATCCGGAAGCTCTGGACAACGTGAAGCTTGAAAGAATCTTCGTGACTCCGATCATCGCGGGCAACGGCGACATCAAACTGAGCGCCAACATGACGATGCCTGAACTTGAAAATCTGTGGATTGCTTCCGCAACTGTGCACGAGCAGAAAAATCTGGTCGGCGCTCTTTTGCAGGCTGAAATGATTGTGGCTTCTTTGGGCTTCAAAGTTGAAGCGAGCGACATGCCATCAGTATCCGATGAATCCGAATCCATGACCGAGGCTGCTCTTTAA
- the rpsB gene encoding 30S ribosomal protein S2: MKEMLDAGVHFGHQTQRWNPKMKPYVYTARGGIHIIDLQKTVVRANKAAEFVKEVAANGGRLIFVGTKKQAIEPIQEAAAKCGQYYVTKRWLGGMMTNFETIKSSIDRLRKIDTMKEKGEFNYLTKKERAKLEKEYLRLTDFLAGIRDMKEMPSAMFVVDLPKEHIAVAEAKRLGIPVVAIADTNSDPESVEFAIPGNDDAIRSIKLFSNLVADAYLEGAKEWEGKLRTMTDKQSDVAKEAKAEGKEEAPKRRGPGAKAGAKEAPKKAAGPAVVKATKSRKLVAAGTAEEVEIQAELEQGPATDESAE; the protein is encoded by the coding sequence ATGAAAGAAATGCTAGACGCTGGAGTCCACTTCGGACATCAAACACAGCGTTGGAACCCAAAGATGAAACCTTATGTATACACAGCTCGCGGCGGTATTCACATTATCGACCTGCAAAAGACTGTTGTACGCGCAAACAAAGCTGCTGAGTTCGTAAAAGAAGTCGCTGCTAACGGTGGTCGTTTGATCTTCGTTGGTACTAAAAAACAAGCGATCGAACCAATCCAAGAAGCTGCAGCAAAATGCGGTCAGTACTATGTTACTAAGCGTTGGTTGGGTGGCATGATGACGAACTTCGAAACGATCAAATCTTCTATCGATCGTCTTCGCAAAATCGACACCATGAAAGAAAAAGGCGAATTCAATTACCTTACTAAGAAAGAGCGCGCGAAGCTTGAAAAAGAATACCTTCGCCTGACTGATTTCCTGGCTGGTATCCGCGACATGAAGGAAATGCCTTCCGCTATGTTCGTAGTTGATTTGCCGAAAGAGCACATCGCAGTTGCTGAAGCAAAACGCTTGGGCATCCCGGTTGTTGCTATCGCTGATACAAACTCTGATCCAGAGTCTGTTGAATTCGCGATCCCAGGCAATGACGATGCTATCCGCTCCATCAAGTTGTTCTCCAACTTGGTAGCTGATGCTTACCTTGAAGGCGCTAAAGAGTGGGAAGGCAAACTTCGCACTATGACTGACAAGCAATCTGACGTTGCTAAAGAAGCAAAAGCAGAAGGCAAAGAAGAAGCTCCTAAAAGACGTGGTCCTGGCGCAAAAGCTGGTGCAAAAGAAGCTCCTAAAAAAGCTGCAGGCCCAGCGGTTGTTAAAGCCACTAAATCTCGCAAACTTGTTGCTGCTGGTACAGCAGAAGAAGTTGAGATCCAAGCTGAGCTTGAACAAGGCCCAGCTACTGACGAATCCGCAGAGTAA
- a CDS encoding sensor histidine kinase, with protein MNQSRGGRSDPEAQRQVQRIFLEQSRDIHIRVDRGFSILLLIQWVEVIVMGIVLTPSTWLGSFSGAVENAFVGLIFGGLFSLPAVYCVYVCPGEKWTRYVVAVSQMCFSILFIHLSGGRIESHFHVFVSLAALAFYKDVGLLGVASFIVISDHILRGCMLPISLYGVAESNQWRWLEHAAWILIEDIILIIGIERIRGELYEMAYSKYQLVQAREEALQLSSIKSTFLSNMSHEIRTPLNSIIGFADILRDTSLDKDQTDYVRTIQRCSDSLLHIINDVLDISKIENGLLQIDRHKFDVKELHTDILKIFEAKCQEKNLQLEFDIDESIPAFAMGDSHRLRQILMNLVGNAVKFTDKGRVCISLQRQPGSGHYAWKVSDTGRGIRLENMSKLFRSFSQEDVTISRTYGGSGLGLMICKNLIEMMGGDIKVESTPGEGTTFLFTLPLDEA; from the coding sequence ATGAACCAATCTAGGGGCGGTCGGAGCGATCCGGAAGCACAACGACAGGTGCAGCGAATTTTCCTGGAGCAATCCCGGGACATCCACATTCGCGTAGATCGCGGTTTTTCAATTCTTCTTTTAATTCAATGGGTTGAAGTTATCGTCATGGGCATTGTACTAACCCCCTCGACGTGGCTGGGAAGCTTTTCCGGGGCGGTTGAAAACGCCTTCGTGGGGCTGATCTTTGGGGGGCTTTTCAGTTTGCCAGCGGTCTATTGCGTCTATGTCTGCCCCGGGGAAAAGTGGACCCGTTATGTGGTGGCTGTCTCGCAGATGTGTTTTTCGATCCTGTTTATCCATTTGTCGGGGGGCCGGATCGAAAGCCACTTCCATGTCTTTGTTTCACTGGCCGCCCTGGCCTTTTATAAGGATGTCGGGCTTTTGGGGGTGGCGTCCTTTATCGTGATCTCGGATCACATCCTGCGCGGGTGTATGCTGCCGATCTCGCTGTATGGGGTGGCTGAAAGCAACCAGTGGCGGTGGTTGGAACATGCTGCGTGGATCCTGATTGAAGACATTATTCTGATCATCGGTATTGAGCGCATTCGCGGTGAACTTTACGAAATGGCCTATTCCAAGTACCAACTTGTGCAGGCGCGCGAAGAAGCTCTGCAGTTATCCTCCATCAAATCCACATTCTTAAGCAATATGAGCCATGAAATCCGAACACCATTAAACAGCATTATCGGTTTTGCCGATATTCTGCGCGACACTTCGCTGGACAAGGATCAGACGGACTATGTCCGGACGATTCAGCGCTGTTCGGATTCGCTTTTGCATATCATCAATGATGTTCTGGATATTTCAAAAATTGAAAACGGACTTTTGCAGATTGATAGGCACAAGTTTGACGTCAAAGAACTGCACACGGACATTCTTAAAATCTTCGAAGCCAAGTGCCAGGAAAAAAATCTGCAGCTTGAATTCGACATCGATGAAAGTATTCCGGCTTTTGCGATGGGGGATTCCCATCGCTTGCGCCAGATTCTGATGAACCTGGTTGGTAATGCGGTGAAGTTCACGGACAAGGGCCGCGTCTGCATCAGTCTGCAAAGACAGCCCGGTTCAGGTCATTATGCGTGGAAGGTGTCTGACACCGGTCGCGGCATTCGTCTGGAAAACATGTCGAAGCTTTTCCGCAGCTTCTCGCAGGAAGACGTCACGATTTCCCGCACTTATGGCGGCTCGGGGCTGGGATTGATGATTTGTAAAAATCTGATCGAGATGATGGGCGGGGATATCAAGGTGGAAAGCACGCCGGGTGAGGGAACCACGTTCCTCTTCACCCTGCCGCTGGACGAGGCTTAA
- the pyrH gene encoding UMP kinase translates to MKEPVYKRILLKLSGEALAGKQGTGINTATITQIAQDVAAAYKAGVQIGLVIGGGNIYRGVAASAEGMDRASADYMGMLATCINALALQDALEKQGVPTRVQTAIEMAEIAEPYIRRRAIRHLEKNRLVIFGAGTGNPFFTTDTAASLRAMEINAQVIMKATKVDGIYDKDPAKHADAKKFDKISYIDVLNRGLQVMDSTAISMCMDNKLPIITFDLTVPGNILRAVQGETIGTLVH, encoded by the coding sequence TTGAAAGAGCCTGTTTATAAGCGAATTTTGCTGAAACTAAGTGGTGAAGCTCTTGCTGGAAAGCAAGGGACTGGTATCAACACTGCAACGATCACTCAGATCGCGCAGGACGTGGCAGCGGCTTACAAAGCAGGCGTTCAAATTGGCCTGGTAATCGGTGGTGGCAATATCTATCGTGGTGTTGCCGCCTCTGCTGAGGGCATGGATCGCGCAAGTGCTGACTATATGGGAATGCTTGCGACCTGTATCAATGCCCTGGCTCTTCAGGACGCTTTGGAAAAACAAGGCGTTCCTACCCGTGTTCAGACCGCCATCGAAATGGCTGAAATCGCTGAACCGTACATCCGTCGCAGAGCGATTCGTCATCTTGAAAAGAATCGTCTGGTGATTTTCGGTGCAGGCACCGGGAATCCATTCTTCACTACAGACACTGCAGCTTCCCTTCGCGCCATGGAGATCAATGCCCAGGTGATCATGAAGGCAACCAAAGTGGACGGGATCTACGACAAAGACCCTGCTAAACACGCTGACGCGAAAAAATTCGACAAGATCAGCTACATCGACGTGCTCAACCGCGGACTTCAGGTAATGGACTCCACGGCGATCAGCATGTGCATGGACAATAAACTTCCTATTATCACCTTTGACCTCACTGTACCGGGCAACATCCTGAGAGCCGTTCAGGGTGAAACGATCGGCACACTGGTACACTAA
- a CDS encoding phosphatidate cytidylyltransferase produces the protein MKSFLTRSVSALIALALIIGLYVSLGLMGLKIAVGLIVVIGNWELTAILFQREKSQLIKTLFRIATYAVFIASITSLSLGSIVYSLAVIGMIIAVLLSSHKEGNLEHMAAVQAKSALGLFYMGLLPSFAFRLLDQAYGLYWFIFLLAVVFAGDTLAYVFGVLFGKNKVMPSVSPKKTWQGSVGGIIGSVVAGLICWLFLFPENSVGVFLLLGGISGFVGQFGDFFESLLKRVADVKDSGKIMPGHGGVLDRVDGVLFASPVVLGGVLILSHLLS, from the coding sequence ATGAAAAGCTTCCTAACTAGATCTGTTTCCGCACTTATTGCCCTGGCTCTGATCATCGGACTTTATGTTTCGTTGGGACTGATGGGACTTAAGATTGCGGTGGGTCTGATTGTTGTCATCGGCAACTGGGAACTGACAGCCATTTTGTTCCAGCGTGAAAAATCCCAGCTGATTAAAACATTGTTCAGAATCGCAACCTATGCGGTATTCATTGCCTCGATCACTTCCCTGAGCCTGGGATCTATTGTTTATTCTTTGGCCGTGATTGGAATGATTATCGCCGTTCTTTTGTCTTCTCACAAAGAAGGCAATCTGGAACACATGGCTGCTGTTCAGGCGAAGTCCGCCCTGGGCCTGTTCTATATGGGTCTTTTGCCTTCGTTTGCTTTCCGTTTGCTGGATCAGGCTTACGGTCTTTACTGGTTTATCTTCCTGCTGGCCGTGGTGTTTGCGGGTGACACTTTGGCATATGTATTTGGCGTGTTGTTCGGCAAAAACAAAGTCATGCCTTCGGTGTCCCCTAAAAAAACCTGGCAGGGTTCTGTCGGTGGCATCATTGGTTCTGTCGTGGCAGGTCTGATCTGCTGGTTGTTCCTGTTCCCGGAAAACAGCGTCGGTGTCTTCCTGCTTCTTGGTGGGATCTCTGGCTTTGTGGGCCAGTTCGGAGACTTCTTCGAATCTCTGCTGAAACGTGTGGCGGATGTGAAAGATTCCGGCAAAATCATGCCAGGTCATGGTGGCGTCTTGGATCGAGTCGACGGCGTCCTATTCGCAAGTCCTGTTGTTTTGGGCGGAGTTTTGATTCTGTCTCATCTTTTGTCCTAA